In gamma proteobacterium HIMB55, the genomic stretch ATGTTGTTGGGTCGGCCACGTTAACCGGATCTGCCCTAGCAGCTGCCGATGTGACGGGTAATGGTGAAATTTCCGCGCTCGATGCATCGAAGGTGCTTGAGGTGGCAGCAGGGCTTGAGACAGTGCCGTTTGCTAATCAGGCTTCGCCCTGGACCTTCGAGCCAGCGGAACGTCGTTACGACGAGGTTACCTCTAACATTACCGATGCTGACTTTACGGCCATTTACATGGGCGACGTTTCCGGTAACTGGGGCGAGCTTTCGACGCAGTCTTCGACGGGAGTGAGACTTGAGCTCGACTCGATAACGCGTGAGGGAATTGCGACGGTCAATGTGCTGGCGGCACCACCCGTTGAGGGAACGGCAATAAGCTCTGTAGAGCTGACGCTTAATACAACGGCGGGCGTGAGTCTCATTCAGGCGAGTAGAACGCCGTCTACGAACAATTGGTCTGAGCCATTGGTGACTGTGGGCGATAACGCGTTCTCTGCCATTATCTATGACGATGTGAGCGGAGCGTTCTCGACTGAAACCCACGTGCTAAGTCTTGAGCTGTCACTCACTAACGGTCAGCAAGCCGTGACGTCCATGGGTGGCTGGCTGAACGAGATGCAGTTGTACAGCAGTGAAGCGTTTGCATTGAAGTCGGCAAATGACACCGACGGCGATTTTGTCGATGACGATGAAGACGCCTTCCCGAACGATCCAGCCGCATCGACTGATACCGACGGTGATGGTATGCCCGATGATTGGAACCCTGGCTACACTGCGCGTGATTCCGAATCAGGTCTCGTGCTTGATCTTGATGACGATAACGATGGTTACTCGGATAAAGAAGAAGAGGAGGCGGATACAGACTCCTTGAATGCGGCTGATCAACCGATTAGTGGTATGAGCATCCTTCTTATCAAGCAAGCCATCGATAGTGCGGCAGCGCGGAGTCAGCAATAGGCAAGAAGTCTAGTCTCTAGAACCTATAAAGACAGTTCATTGCTTGTCAGGCGAAAACAGCCTGGCAAGCAATGTTCCAAGACCGACACCTATAATGTCAGCGAAGAAATCTTCCCACTCCTGTGAGCGAGTGGACGTAAAACCCTGAACGACCTCAATCAGCCCGCCTAGGGCTATGAGAAGAGCGCAAACGGCTAGCAGGTGCGTGGGATAGGCCCGAAGCCCAACCAAAGCGAGTGCTGCAAAGGCAAGGGTATGAACAACTTTGTCAGCAAGCGCAAAAAGTTGAGGTGAGTTTGCCTGCGGTACCAGCGCGCCGACCAAAACCGTTCCGCACATGACCCAAAAGATTGCTCGCGCAAACGGCTGGCTGAGAAGCGCGCGCATCATTTTCGCGCCAGCCACTGTTCTTTCGTTTGGCGCCAAACTCGAACTCGAACATCGCTTAACGAACCGGGCAAATGAGCGTATTCACTCGGCGCAGAGCCGAGGCGTTTGGCGAGGGTTTGCGAGGACGTGTTAGCGTCTTCAATAAGGTGAGTCACCTCATTCCAGCCGAGGTCGTCAAAGGCAAAGTCGATGCAAGCAGAGGCAGCTTCAAAGGCATAGCCCTGTCCCCAGTAGGGTTTTCTGAGACCCCAACCCACTTCTAGGGTTGGCCAGTGCAGCGGATGCCAGGGACCAATGCGGCCGATCCACTCGCCGGAAGACTTTTCGATCACACCGAACATCGCGGCTTTGGTGAGCGACCAAACACCGATCCACTGCGCAAGGGTGCGCCACGCATCGGGCTCCTGCTGATGACCACCTAGGTGTCGCATTGTGTCCTCGCACATGAGGAAGTCGCGGACTTGTGGCCAGTCATCTGCGCTGGTCGGTCTGAGAATGAGTCGTTCTGTCTCGAGTTGCGTCATTGCAAGCGATCCTAGCTGAAGGTTGTGCGTTGGTTTTGCTCTCCATCGTATTTGCATCATCACGTTTTGGTTGCTAGTTGATGGTCATCGGTAGAGCACGCAGTGTTGATGTAAAGTCTGTCACCCGGGGTACAGATCATCAACATACGTTTCTCGTCATCGGTCGTGAAGATGTCATCTTTTACCGTCATACTCGCGCCTCGAACAGCGCATACCACTAGTGACAGGTAAGAAGCATTGATCAAACACTCAACACTGACTTCTAGGCTCGGTCTCGTGTTCACGGCTGTGAGTGGACTCTCCGCCTGTGGTGGAGGCGGCGGTGGATCGGCATCGGAGCCTCAAGCAATGAACCGCGCGCCTGTGTTTGATCAGGCTAGCTACGCGCTAAGCGTTCAGGAAAACACGGGCACGACAATCAGCGGTATTTCGTTCTCCGATCCGGATGCCGACCCGATTACACTCTCGATTAGCGGCACTGATAGCGAGGCGTTTTCAGTTACTAGTATTGGCAGCTTGGCGTTCATTACTCCGCCTGATTTTGAGACGCCTGCTGATAGCGACCAGAACAACGAGTACAGTATCACGCTGTCGGCCTATGACGGAAAACTAACAACGTCAGTCTCCGTGGTTATCACGGTGACAAACGATGTTAGCGATGACGAAGCTGCAGAGCGCACCCTCTTTGGCTTAAGTGTTGATGTGGGGGAAGTGGGTACGCCGACTTACGATCGTCCAAGCACTTGGGATGATGAGGATGGCGATTGTATATCCGATCGCCATGAAATTTTGATTGCGCAACATTTGGAGGGAGAGGGCGCTTATCCGTTAGTGATGTCCTCAAACGGTTGCTTTGTTGAGACGGGGCGATGGCTCGACCCCTATGACAATATTTATTACTACAGTGCCTCAGATGTGCAGATAGACCACCTCGTTGCGCTCTATGAGTCTTGGATTTCAGGCCTTGGGAACCTCGATGCGGCTTTGCAGCGGCGCTTCGCAAATACAGGTAGCTTGGAGGAAGGAGTTCTTCCCGAAACCAGCCACAATTTCCTTGCCGTTGGAGCCTCCTCTAACGGTGAAAAAGGTAGCAGTGACCCAACCGAATGGATGCCGCGCAACGAGGCCTACCACTGCATCTACCTGAAAAAATGGGTGCTCACCAAATCTCAGAACGGGCTCCTAATTGATCAAGCGGAGTTCGACTTTATTGAGGGCCGGGCGGCGGACTGCGGCGCTGAACCGCTGCCAGAGCTTCCCCCTAATCCTTGAACGGGCCTTTTCAAAAAGTTCAAGAAGTTCGAGAAGTCCAAAAACAGAGTTTCCTGCTTAGCATTGTGCAGACTGGATTAATGCGAGCTTGGAAGCAAAAGCCTAGCTTTTAGGTGTTGGCACTCGAAGAGTCGCTTTTTGGTTTGCCGTTTCTTATTTACTGAGTTTTCTACCTCTTAGGGCTTAGGACTTGAGGCTCAGCAGATGGAATTTCTGCGGGGGACTGCTTGTTAAATGGCAAATAAAAAAGGGGCGCAAAGCCCCTTTTAGTCATCAATGCTGGTTTTGGGCGTGATGCTATTGCGCCGCATCCCACGCTGCTTGGATAGCGCCAATGGCCTGTCCGATAAAGAAGCCGGGGGGTGCCCCAGAGTCTGCCTCATCGCCGTATTCGTCGATGGCCATGTAGCCACCAATGCCGCGATTAACGTCGATAAAGCTCACAGCACCAAAGGCGCCGGGGTCGGTGTATACGCCTGGGAGATCTTCGCGAATCCACCAGCCCATGCCGTACGGCGTGGCGTTGGTTGCCACAACACCACCGCGATCGACTTGCATACTGGCAATAGAGTCTTCGCTTAACACCTGTGTATCGCCGCAGAAGCCGCCGTTTAAGTGCACCTGTAGCAGCTTCGCGTAGTCGGCCATGTTCGTAATTGCACCACCCTCAACATTGGGGTTGCTCATGCCCGCGAGCGTATCGACCGATCCCGTAAAGGATGTGGGCGATTCCCAGGGGTTACCGAAGGTAAAGACCTCCAAGTCACAAGGCGTACCGAGGTACTGATCGACCAATTGATTCCACGTCGCATTCGCCACCGTGCTAGCAGTCACACCCGCAATTTGCCATTGGCTGCCACCGTAGTCATACACGCTGCCCGCCGGTTGAGATGTGGGTAGTTCGTTTTGCACGAGTGTTTGCCCGCAGGCCTCAAAGTCGAAGATGGGCTGAGCGCTGAATTGACAGAGGTGATTGAAGTCTTCAATCGTTGGTCCCGTCTGGGATCCATATCCCCCAAGAAGTCGGAGCCCGGGAATGCCTGAGGTGTTACTGACCATCTGTTCGACTGTTCGATCCGCATAAGGGCCATCGTAGGCAAGGTAGGTGCTGACAGGTTCGCTCATCGAGAAATCGACATTGGCATCTTCCTGTAGCGCCATCAGTGTCATCACCGCGGGGACCTTACTGGTCGAGGCCAACAGCACCACCGTATCGTCCGTGTGATCACCAAAAGTCGCTTGATGCATGATGCCCTCGGCGTCTACGAGAACGTAGCTAATGCCATCGAAATCCGCCCGGTCGTCGATGAAGGCTTGGAAAGACGCGTCGACTTCAGAGAAATCCGGTCCGCTGTCAGTAGAACCCCCACCCGATGATGAATCGCCACCGCCCGAGGAGGAGCCATCGTCGCCTCCGGTCGGTTCTGGATCAGGCGTTGATGAGCCACCGCCGCCGCCACAACCTGCGAGCCCTAATAAGACCGTCGCTAGCAGCAACAAGAGGGCGCTGCGAACGTTGGTGAATCTGTGATTACGCATGACAAATCCTTTTTTTCTTTTTATCGATGCTTATTGTTAACGCAACCGAGCAAAATTTGAAAGTCGCTATTTGTGGGTTTATAAATTAAGGGGTGATTGAAGAAGAGGGCGGCGACTCATATGAAAGTAGTCTTTTATTCACTGGGGCTTGCAGGGCTTTTGAGCGTTTCGGGGCATTCGGCCGCACAAGACGAGGCGGTGAACCACAACGGAGTGCTCAATCAGGAGTACGCGCCACTCGAGAAAACAGCACCGATTTACCCGCACGTTTCTCAATTCAACGGCATTGAGGGCTACTGCATTATCGAGTACACCGTGACGTCCACGGGCTCTGTAAAAGACGCCTTTCCAGCAAGATGTCAGCCCGTCGGATTATTTGAAGGAATCAGCGTCGAGGCGGCATACACTTTTCGTTACCAGCCAAGAATTGTCGATGGTACAGCTGTTGATGTGCCTGGTGTTCGAAATAAATTTACCTTCGATTTGACGGGCTCTGGTAAGCGCATGGAGTTCAGTGACGAGCCGGTTAGGTGGAGCTTCATTCAAGAAAATGACACTCGCCGGATCAATCAAAGGATCGAAAAGCAGGATTGGAAAAAGCTCAAGAAATACGCCTTAAGTCGAAAGGGTCCAAATTATCGGATGTACTATTTTGCGGGCTTTGCTGAAATCATGATGGGCAATAAAGATGCCGGCTATGAGTACATCGAACAGTTTGTATTTCATGAAAAAGAAGAGCTGCCTTTTGAGTTTGTCACCTTTAACGCTCTAAAACTCTTGGTGACACACTACTACCAGACCCAGCAATACGAGGCCCTGATTGCCCTCGATAAGCACGCAGATATTTGGTGGTTTCGATTGCTTGAAGAGACGACCACCAATCAAATGGCATTGATGATCGCAGATGCTTATGCCCGCATTGGTGATAACGATGCCTCGGTGAAACGCTTGACCGAGATTGTTGATCGCGCGCGTACTGAAACGGCGAAGGAAGATCGATTCGTTGCAATAGCAAGTCGGGCGCTCGGGCGATAAAAGTCTGCCATTAATGGTCGCGTAGCACGGAATACGCCTGCGAGGGACCTGTGTCTGTTTGCTTGTTATTTGAGGAGGGGTCGCAACTTATTGCGTTCCTCCTCTGGTTCGTAGGTTGATCCATTCGATGGCCCGTTAACGCTCCCTGCGCATCCGTGACATCGCATTTCTGCCATCTCTGTCCTAGCAAAATCACATCAATGTATTGGCAGTCGGACTGCCGCTCGCTACTCTTAGGCCACAACTAACAACAATAGAGACCAACGCATGAACTTCGAGTTTTCTGAAGAACAGCAAATGCTGCGGGACCAGGCACGAAACTACCTGTCCCAACATTGCCCCACGACATTGGTTCGCCGCGTGTTGAACAACCGCGAAACTCACGACGCTGACCTATATAAGGGCATCGCGGAAATGGGCTGGACCGCGACAACGATCCCTGAAGAGTACGGCGGCCTTGGCATGTCGAGCTTGGAGCTTGTCGTTATCGCCGAAGAACTCGGTCGCGCGTGTGCGCCCGTACCGTTCAGCTCAACGGTTTATCTGGCTGCCGAAGCCATCATGGCTTTGGGCACAGAAGCGCAGAAAGAGGCGTGGTTGCCAAAGATTGCTGAGGGTTCAGCGATTGGCTGTTTCGCGATGGGCGAAGCCGGCGGTGCAGTGACACCTGATCAGATGAGTACCTCAATTGCTGACGGTGTTCTGAATGGCACGAAGGTACCTGTGGCAGACGGTGGCATCGCAGACGTCGCTATTGTTGTCTGTGCTACAGACAAAGGCGATGGCGCAACACTCGCGCTGGTCGACCTTAGCCAGGACTGCATCGACAAAGACAATGTGCAGATGATTGATTTCAGCCGTGGACACGCAGAGCTCACATTTAACGGAGCGTGCGCTGAGGTGTTGGGTGAAGAGGGCGCGGGCTGGGCCGCGGTCGAGTCACTCATGAACACAGCCGCTGTACTGTTTGCATGGGAGCAGATCGGCATTGCGGATCGCGCGCTCGAGCAGGCGCGTGAGTATGCCCTAGGTCGTTTTGCGTTTGGTCGCTCGATTGCCTCTTACCAGGCTATCAAGCACAAATTGGCTAAAATGTACGTCAAGAATACTTTGGCGCGCAGTAACGCTTACTACGGCGCATGGGCCTTGAACGCAGGTGCTAGCGATCTAGCGGTTGCGGCAGCGACGACGCGCGTTGCAGCGATCCAAGCGTCACTGTTTGCAGCTGAAGAGAATATTCAAACGCACGGTGGTATGGGCTTTACTTGGGAATTTGATTGCCAGTTCTACTATCGCCGCGCGAAGCTGTTGAGCCTCGCTGTGGGTAGTGAAAAGCAATGGCAGAGCCGTCTGGTTGATGGCTTGGCCGCTACGGCATAACGAATAAAACGAGACGAGAAAAAGAGAGGTTAATCATGGATTTTAACGATACTCCTGAACAGGCAGCGTTTCGTAAAGCAGCGGCAGATTGGTTAGCTGCGAACGTTCCTTCAAAAGATGAAATTGAGGGCATGAGCCGCCTGGAAGTGGCTAAGCTCTGGCAGAAGCGTAAGTACGATGCGGGCTGGGCTTGCATTGGTTGGGACCCCGCTTACGGCGGTCGTGGTGCATCAGCCATTGAGCAGGTGATTTGGAAGCAGGAAGAAGCCAAGTACAACGTACCCGCGGGCTTCTTTGTGATCGGTCAGGGCATGATGGCGCCAACGCTGATGGCGTATGCACAGCCACAGCACCTCGAGCGTTACCTACCCAAGCTTGCGAGCGGTGAAGAGATCTGGTGTCAGCTGTTCTCTGAGCCTGCCGGTGGTTCAGACTTGGCTGCGCTTCGCACGAAAGCCGAGAAAGACGGTGACGAGTGGGTCATCAATGGACAGAAGATCTGGACGTCGGGCGCACACTACTCAGACTACGGCTGCGTTGTTGTTCGTACCGACCCCAACGTGCCAAAGCACAAGGGTCTTAGCTACTTCTTCATCGACATGAAATCACCCGGCATTGAGATCAAGCCGATTAAGCAGTTGACCGGTGAGTCAGACTTCAACGAAGTGTACTTCACAGACGTGCGTGTTCCGGATTCACAGCGACTGGGTGAAGTGGGTCAGGGCTGGCAGGTCTCGCTAACGACGCTGATGAACGAACGTGCAGCCATCGGTGCAGGTAGCAGTGGTGTCAATGTGGATCTCGCCGTTCAGCTCGCGAAAGAAGTCATGATCGACGGCAAGCCAGCCATCGAGGACAGCGCGGTTAAAGCGCGTCTCGCGAATTTCTACGTTGAAGAGGCAGGTCTCAAGTACACCAGCTATCGCACACTCTCGGCACTTTCGCGTGGCGATATCCCTGGACCTGAAAACTCCATTGGTAAGCTCGTAGGTGCGCCTAAGATGCAGCAGCTCGCGTCATTCTGTATGGACTTGCTCGAGACATCGGGTGCGATCTGGGATACCAAGCGCTCTAAGCTTGCCGATAACATCATTGGCTCTTACATGGGCGCACCCGGTTTGCGTATTGCCGGTGGTACCGACGAGATCATGACCAATATCATCGCCGAGCGTGTTCTGGGCTTGCCGCAAGAGCCACGTATGGACAAGGGCATCCCCTTCACCGAGGTGCCTACCGGTTAATGCCGGGGGGGGGTTCGAAGAGAATGTGTAAGGGCGCTTCGGCGCCCTTTTTTGTGCCTGACGCATACGTTGAGAGCGTTTTGGGATATCACGAGACGAAACGAGGTCATACGGGGTAAGCTGGGGCTATGAAAATAAAAACACCAGCGTCACTCTCAAGTGACATTGTTCAGCGGTATATCAAATTACTGTTTCTCATGATGGCCGGTGGAGCCATTTATCCCTTGCTTTACCTGAGGCAGAACTTCGAGCTGACCTTGATCTCAACGATGGGTATCAGCCTTGCGGAGCTCAACGTTGCCCACAGTATCTCGGGCATGGCGTTTGTTTTGAGCTATGTCCCGAGCGGTTGGCTAGCCGACCGATTCTCACCGCGCTCGCTATTAACGTTTTCCGTCGTTACGACGGGATTGATTGGATTTTGGTACGCATCAATACCTGACCCCCAGTGGATAAACGTTATTTTTGGCTTGTGGGGCATCACCACAGGACTGACGTTTTGGGCTGCGTTGATCAAGGGCTGCTCTTTGCTTGCCCCCGATGATCAGCAGGCGCGCTTTTTTGGTTTGCTCGAGGGCGGGCGAGGGCTGTTTGAGGCCTTACTCGCAACCATAGCGGTTGCTTGGTTTGCGTACGCAGTTTCCACCCTAGATGCTGTCGATGAGGCGGCCATGGTGCAGGTGATCAATTTTTACAGCATCGTTTGTCTGCTCATTGGTGCCTTGCTCTGGTTTGTCCTCGATGAGACATCGGAAACAGCAACGGAGCAGGGTGATTCCTCTGATGAGACACCCGCAGTAACGCTCAAAGAAACGGCACACGATTTGTTCAGTCTTCTGCTCAACCTGCGAGTTTGGTTAGTGGCACTCTGCATTCTCACCGGTTATCAGGTCTTTTGGGCAACTTACACTTACTCAGCGTTTCTTCAAACGCAGTTTGGTCTGGATGCGGTGGCAGTGGCCGCCTTGACCACAGTTCGGTTGTGGATGCGTCCCATTGGCGCCGTGCTAGCTGGCTTCATCGGAGATCGATTCCACCCCGTGCGGTCACTCGGTATCGCGATTTTACTCGCGGGATTCTCGCTGATCGCACTGCTGGTGTTGCCCGCTGACTCTCCATACACACTTTTGTATTTCGCAGTCGCAACGTCCTCAGTCCTCATCTACGGCGTTCGAGGCATTTACTGGGCTTCTTTCAATACAGCTCGCATCGAGCCAAGGCGTGCGGGACTTGCGATCGGTCTGATTTCGATGATCGGCTATACGCCTGATATCTACATGCCGCTGGTTAATACCTATCTGATTGATACCTACGGTGATGCAGTAGGTTTTCAGCTGTATTTTGGTGGCGTGGGTTTGACGGCAATTATCGGGGGCGCGTCGGCGTTCTATCTTCTTGCGCTAAGTAAGTCAGATTCTAAGAGCTAGTCCATAGGTGTCAGCTGAATTCGCGACAAAACATGGACAAAGATCCGCTGCAAGATTGCCTAGTCTAGTCTGGGTACGAAGATAAAATTAAAAAATACAGATATTAAATCTGGGGGAAGCATGCGACCTGGCGACAAGACCAGGGCGCCGCTGCGTACAGGAGAGCTCGACCAGAGTGTGGCGCCACTTCAGCTGAGGCTGACTGTGGTGTTTCACCCTGATCGCGCACGCATAGGCGCGTCACTAAAACTAGGGGCTTTGAACGCCTCGGGCGTCTTGCATCTTGAAGCCACAACCCTTGGTCGTAATGCGCCGCTCTTTGAAGACGGTCTCGGACTCAACGATCCACATATTAGCCGTCGAGCTTTGACGCTTAGACACCATGCACGCGGTCTTCAATTATTTAATGCATCAGAGATCTCCTATACCCAATTAGGTCCCGAAAAAGCTTCGTCGATGTCGCTGAGTTTTTTGGAGCTCGAACGTGGCGTTGCGATTCGCTTTGGGCATGCGGTCGTTTGTTGGTTAAGGCTCGCCCCTGAGCTCGCCTCGGGGATAGCCCCTGAGAGTGGTGAACCCGTCGATGATTCGGTTGCCGGATTTGCCGGTGTATCACCGCAGGCCAGTAATGTCCGCCGCTTAATCAGTATCGCAGCGACTTCTGATCTCCCGGTGCTGCTCCGCGGCGAGTCTGGCGTAGGCAAGGAGGTGGCAGCCGCCGCTATCCACGCGGCGAGTACACGATCGGAAAAGCAGCTTGTGGTTCTCAACATGGCGGCACTTCCCGAGACACTTGCTGAGGCAGAGTTGTTTGGCAGTGCGCGTGGTGCTTTTACGGGTGCAGAGAAACGCGCTGGCTATTTCGCCGACGCAAATCATGGGACGCTTTTTTTGGATGAAATTGGCGACCTGCCAATGTCAGTGCAGCCTAAACTGCTGCGAGCGTTACAAACCGGCGAGATTCAGGTCGTTGGTGGTAAACCGCACAAGGTTGATGTGCGAATCATTGCCGCAAGTGACGCTGACCTCGATGACCGCGAAGGGTTCAAAAACGCGCTGCTTCAACGGTTGGCAGGGATTACCATCGATATCCCGCCACTTCGAGAGCGCCCAGAGGACCTCGGTATTCTCTTAGCTAACTCAGAACAGACCCGTCCACTTCTTGATCAAAGCATGAGGTCACGAGACGTCGCTGCCTGGGCAAGCTTTGTCTACGACGCCCTTCATCAAGAGTGGGCTGGCAACGTGCGCGAGTTCCTGCTGAGCGCGCAACGTTTTGCGTTATCACTCCGTCACGATACGAAAAATGGCCTCACGAAACGTCACTTCGTTATCCATAGGTCTGAGGACAACCACTCAGAACCAAAAGTGCTGACCGATGCTGAGATTGAAGCCATTCATGAGCAGGCTGAGTTTGAGATGGCCGAAACTGCCCGGCGCACTGGGCTCTCGAGAGGAGCATTGTATCGGCGCGTGGAGACTATTCCGGGCGTGAGACTCTCTGCGGACTGTTCAGATACCGAGATTGAAGAGGCCCTTGGCGCGGTGGGACCCAATCTAAGCGCATTGAGCCGGGCCCTGCGGCTTTCCAAAGCTTCCATTGCAAATCGATTGCGCCTAATGGGTGTCCGATAAAGATGGCGCTTAAACCCATTACCTCGCTCAAGTCGCTTTTATCTGATGTGGGTACTCCCGATCGATTAACACTTATCGAGCGCTTGGGCTTTGGGGGGCAGGCCGAGGTATGGCTCGCGCGCGATCAAATGCTCGAACGCTTCGTCACGGTGAAGAAGGTTCGCGGCTTCAAAACACCCGAAGACGGTGATGAGGACGAACGACTTCATAGCTTGCGGGCGCGTGCGGAGATGGAGCACCCCGCTATCCCAACACTTTTTGGCGTTATCCCCCAGGGCGAGCAATCCTGGTTGGTGAGTGAGTATGTAGAGGGTGTTGCTTTAAGCGAGCTGTTGGGTGAGTTAAGCCCCGAGAGTATCTATGCCGTTGCGAGAGATTTATTGAGTGCGCTTCGCTGTTTGGAGCGTTTGAGCTTAGTCCATGGCGATCTTTCTCCCAACAACATCATCATCGACCGTAATGGTCAGGTTCGGCTACTCGATTTCGAGTCGTGTAGCCGCATTGGCGAGGAGCTCTCATCAACCTCAACAATTGGGTTCAGCGCGCCCGAGCGTCATGCGCGAAAAGTAGGTCTCCCCACAGTGGACACCTGGTCAGTGGGTGCGATTCTGATCTGGTTGGTGACACAACGCACACCGGAAATTGTCCTCGACGACGCAAAGCAGCCGATTTCAGTGGCGATTGGACCTTCGATACCCGCAACAGACTTACTGGGCGATGTGATTAATATCGCGGCGGCAGCGACTCGCCTGGATCCAAGCTTGCGTCCGTTAACCGCAGATCTCGAGGAGCGCCTGTCATTGAGTTATCGCTGGCTCGAGCCCGTCAATCGATCAGCGTTAGAAATATTGGTGCGCTCACGTCCGTCATCGCCGAGTGAGTTGAACGGCGGACCACCATCTTTTTCAGGTTCAGCTACCCCCTTCAACGATAACTTAAAGGTTAAGCCCAGCGCGAAGAGCAAGTTACACCCCAATAACCTAGCACCTTGGAGAAAGGCTCAAGGCTGGATTAAGCGAGTGCGGCGTGAAGAGGGTCGCCCAGCGCGTAATGACTCAGGGCGGACTGGCTTAGCCTCGGACAGCGTCGGATGGCTTGGCACAAAGAGGCTTAGTGGCGAGGGAACTCTATCGACAACATTCTTCCGACGATTTTTTCTGTCACTGGGTTTTGCAATTCTGGTGGGTTTGCTTGTGTCAGTTATCAACAGTGATCAGCAGCCTTACAGCGTAAGAGTCGACACGACGCGCCTTTCTCCTTCAACGGCGCTTCCCAACGAATTTAGCTCTCACTGGGTGGAGTCAATCTTCTCGAGTGCAACGCCTGACAATTGGGAGCTTACTTCCGAGGTTAAAGTGGCACAAAAGGAAGTCTCGACAACCGGTCGAAAGGGTGGTGATCAGGCGGATGCCGAGCTGCTTAATAGCAGCCAAACTGGTGGTATTGGAGTCAATAAAGATTCATTGCAAATCAAAGCTGGTGCCAATGCTCCAAGGTATATCGCGGATGACACACCGACCGAGGTCGTCATCAGTATCAATTGTGCGCAGGGCATCTGTGAGCTTCTTGCAGAGCACACACAAGGCGAGTCTGCAGTGCTCAATCATACAGTTATCCTCGACACTGCAGATGCCCGGATTTGGCGAGCAGCGATTACGACGTTGGCTCAATCGATTGCAGTTGACTGAGCAGTGCTTGAAGTTCGGGGTGATCTCCTTTTGACCGATCCAGGAGCCAGCCGACAATCGAGTCCACTTCTGTGCGGCGTCCTGCCATCACATCACTGAGCATCGATGAGGTGTTATCCGCCGTGTCGGCCATGACAGTTCTCACTGTCTGTTCAATCCGAGAAGCTAAGTGTGCATAGCCCAACTCGGTGAGAATGTTTTCGACCTCTGCGATAATTTGATCAGCCTTCGCCTTATACCGTTCGCTTAAGAGCGCCCCATTCTTAATGCCGTGGACAGCGGTGAGCGGGTTGATGCAGGCATTGATGGCGACTTTCTCAACGAGCCGCTCGTTAATATCGCTACACCATTCGAGCGATGGGATGCCTTTTTGCCAGGTACCAAACCATGATGGAGCTGCGCCGGCATCCTGCCGGCCAATCAGTGTTTTTCCATCACCCGCGGCGGTCCATTTTTCACCGGCTCGATGACAGCCGGCCGTAGTCGTTGCGAGGAATAGCGTGCACTCGGGCGCAAGCATCTGAATATCATCGATATGTTGCATGCCATTCATCATGGCGACGATCGTGGTGTGGTTTCCAATGCGATGTC encodes the following:
- a CDS encoding VanZ like family protein (PFAM: VanZ like family), whose protein sequence is MMRALLSQPFARAIFWVMCGTVLVGALVPQANSPQLFALADKVVHTLAFAALALVGLRAYPTHLLAVCALLIALGGLIEVVQGFTSTRSQEWEDFFADIIGVGLGTLLARLFSPDKQ
- a CDS encoding acetyltransferase, ribosomal protein N-acetylase — protein: MTQLETERLILRPTSADDWPQVRDFLMCEDTMRHLGGHQQEPDAWRTLAQWIGVWSLTKAAMFGVIEKSSGEWIGRIGPWHPLHWPTLEVGWGLRKPYWGQGYAFEAASACIDFAFDDLGWNEVTHLIEDANTSSQTLAKRLGSAPSEYAHLPGSLSDVRVRVWRQTKEQWLARK
- a CDS encoding protein of unknown function (DUF1994) (PFAM: Domain of unknown function (DUF1994)) produces the protein MNRAPVFDQASYALSVQENTGTTISGISFSDPDADPITLSISGTDSEAFSVTSIGSLAFITPPDFETPADSDQNNEYSITLSAYDGKLTTSVSVVITVTNDVSDDEAAERTLFGLSVDVGEVGTPTYDRPSTWDDEDGDCISDRHEILIAQHLEGEGAYPLVMSSNGCFVETGRWLDPYDNIYYYSASDVQIDHLVALYESWISGLGNLDAALQRRFANTGSLEEGVLPETSHNFLAVGASSNGEKGSSDPTEWMPRNEAYHCIYLKKWVLTKSQNGLLIDQAEFDFIEGRAADCGAEPLPELPPNP
- a CDS encoding penicillin-binding protein, beta-lactamase class C (PFAM: Beta-lactamase) codes for the protein MRNHRFTNVRSALLLLLATVLLGLAGCGGGGGSSTPDPEPTGGDDGSSSGGGDSSSGGGSTDSGPDFSEVDASFQAFIDDRADFDGISYVLVDAEGIMHQATFGDHTDDTVVLLASTSKVPAVMTLMALQEDANVDFSMSEPVSTYLAYDGPYADRTVEQMVSNTSGIPGLRLLGGYGSQTGPTIEDFNHLCQFSAQPIFDFEACGQTLVQNELPTSQPAGSVYDYGGSQWQIAGVTASTVANATWNQLVDQYLGTPCDLEVFTFGNPWESPTSFTGSVDTLAGMSNPNVEGGAITNMADYAKLLQVHLNGGFCGDTQVLSEDSIASMQVDRGGVVATNATPYGMGWWIREDLPGVYTDPGAFGAVSFIDVNRGIGGYMAIDEYGDEADSGAPPGFFIGQAIGAIQAAWDAAQ
- a CDS encoding TonB family protein (PFAM: Gram-negative bacterial tonB protein), translating into MKVVFYSLGLAGLLSVSGHSAAQDEAVNHNGVLNQEYAPLEKTAPIYPHVSQFNGIEGYCIIEYTVTSTGSVKDAFPARCQPVGLFEGISVEAAYTFRYQPRIVDGTAVDVPGVRNKFTFDLTGSGKRMEFSDEPVRWSFIQENDTRRINQRIEKQDWKKLKKYALSRKGPNYRMYYFAGFAEIMMGNKDAGYEYIEQFVFHEKEELPFEFVTFNALKLLVTHYYQTQQYEALIALDKHADIWWFRLLEETTTNQMALMIADAYARIGDNDASVKRLTEIVDRARTETAKEDRFVAIASRALGR
- a CDS encoding acyl-CoA dehydrogenase (PFAM: Acyl-CoA dehydrogenase, C-terminal domain; Acyl-CoA dehydrogenase, N-terminal domain) gives rise to the protein MNFEFSEEQQMLRDQARNYLSQHCPTTLVRRVLNNRETHDADLYKGIAEMGWTATTIPEEYGGLGMSSLELVVIAEELGRACAPVPFSSTVYLAAEAIMALGTEAQKEAWLPKIAEGSAIGCFAMGEAGGAVTPDQMSTSIADGVLNGTKVPVADGGIADVAIVVCATDKGDGATLALVDLSQDCIDKDNVQMIDFSRGHAELTFNGACAEVLGEEGAGWAAVESLMNTAAVLFAWEQIGIADRALEQAREYALGRFAFGRSIASYQAIKHKLAKMYVKNTLARSNAYYGAWALNAGASDLAVAAATTRVAAIQASLFAAEENIQTHGGMGFTWEFDCQFYYRRAKLLSLAVGSEKQWQSRLVDGLAATA